The following proteins are co-located in the Hevea brasiliensis isolate MT/VB/25A 57/8 chromosome 11, ASM3005281v1, whole genome shotgun sequence genome:
- the LOC110662120 gene encoding gibberellin 3-beta-dioxygenase 1-like, translated as MSTLSEVYTKHPLNLQQIIPLDFDSIGTVPDSHAWPDSDGFVSNDRFSIPTIDLEDSDAAKLIGHACEIWGAFQVVNHGIPLNLLDEVESEVRRLFSLPTTQKLKALRSPGGATGYGLARISSFFNKFMWHEGFTIMGSPMDHAKELWPHEYQKFCDVMEDYQKKMEELARTLMRQILKYLATSEEEMNWVGSLGGASTALQLNSYPMCPDPHRAMGLAPHTDTSLFTILHQRTSGLQILKEGVGWVSVHPVTRALVVNIGDLLHILSNARFPCVLHRVVMKEPKQRFSVAFFYSPPVDFHLYPLALSSGQIPLYRSVSVAEYVGKKAKNLDKALSSIRI; from the exons ATGAGCACTCTCTCTGAAGTCTACACAAAACATCCTCTCAACCTCCAACAAATCATCCCTCTAGACTTTGATTCCATTGGTACTGTGCCTGATTCTCATGCTTGGCCTGACTCCGATGGTTTTGTGTCCAATGACCGGTTTTCGATACCGACGATTGATCTCGAGGACTCTGATGCAGCCAAGCTGATAGGTCATGCATGTGAGATATGGGGTGCATTCCAAGTCGTAAACCATGGTATTCCATTGAATTTATTGGATGAAGTTGAGTCAGAAGTTCGACGCCTCTTCTCTCTTCCTACTACACAAAAGCTTAAGGCCTTAAGGTCCCCCGGGGGAGCCACCGGATACGGCTTAGCTCGGATATCGTCGTTCTTCAACAAGTTTATGTGGCATGAAGGGTTCACTATCATGGGTTCTCCTATGGATCATGCCAAGGAACTTTGGCCCCATGAGTATCAGAAGTTTTG TGACGTAATGGAAGATTATCAGAAGAAAATGGAGGAGCTAGCCAGAACCTTAATGCGTCAAATTCTCAAGTACTTAGCCACATCTGAAGAGGAAATGAACTGGGTTGGTTCACTTGGAGGTGCCAGCACTGCTCTGCAGCTGAACTCCTATCCAATGTGTCCAGATCCCCATCGAGCCATGGGTCTAGCCCCTCACACAGACACTTCCCTCTTCACCATATTGCACCAGAGAACCAGCGGTCTACAAATATTGAAAGAAGGAGTTGGATGGGTTTCAGTACATCCAGTCACCAGGGCACTTGTAGTGAACATTGGTGATCTCTTACACATCCTTTCAAATGCTAGGTTTCCTTGCGTTCTTCATCGCGTGGTAATGAAAGAACCTAAACAAAGGTTTTCTGTGGCTTTCTTCTATTCCCCACCTGTTGATTTCCATCTCTATCCACTGGCTTTGAGTTCTGGCCAAATTCCTCTATACCGTTCGGTGTCGGTAGCTGAATATGTTGGCAAGAAGGCCAAGAATCTTGACAAAGCACTTTCTTCGATTAGAATTTAG